Part of the Bos taurus isolate L1 Dominette 01449 registration number 42190680 breed Hereford chromosome 1, ARS-UCD2.0, whole genome shotgun sequence genome is shown below.
aaaaaatgttgaaaattatattatcttctttggaaaattcctaaatttttaagaagttttaacattattatttttcagagcttatttaatctattttaaaatactactaTGATAGTTGTTTTTGAAAGTTGTAGAGCACTAGTacaaatcatcatcatcatattcCCCAGCAGAAAGTGTGGCTTTCTGAACTTGCATTTTAGTATACTTGCGTGAAAAGGGAGACCTGCCCTCCTCCTCAGATCTGAAGCCCAGCTTCTCTAATAAAAGCTCTCCCATTCTACTCTGACACACACCTCTTAAAGTGCCGTGTTCATGGAAGCTTTGGGAAATGCTTTccacagtttcatttttttcctttgaacagCTTGTGAACATTTAACTTGACTTATTAAAGGTGACTATTTCAGCCTCCGACATTAGGGAAGAAgtacattaaaacatttttctctacTGAAAAGTATAGTTGCTGTCAGTGCTATTGGTGGCATCAGTATGAATCCATGAAAGAAAACCTGTGCcagggttttaaaatattttaaaaagtaatgaatgaAATTTAATTTGGACAAAAGAaatctatataaatttaaaacactTATTATGCTAACATGGTACAGTTTTAAATATGAGTAATAAAAGGAAGTCCTCTTAGACCACCTATTTAAATTGACGCCAATAATCTTAAGGATTGATAGTAGTTGTCATTTATTGACTTAAAAGTTATAGTTTAGGGACTATTATCAGTGTTAAATCCTTGATTTTTGTGGAGCTTTAATGGATGGAGGTGAAAAAGTTGATTATAAGAGTGATGAGGAATGGTAGTGAAATGAACATCAACCTATTTTAGAAAAGGAACTTTAGTCTTGCCTCAAGCAAACCAGGTGTATTCATTGCTAAaatcttttctaatatttatgtTAAAACCATAATTTTAGATAGTATTAAATAATTACTTCCTTAGCAAATAATAGGTGGACATAATCATTAAATGAACATGGTAAGTGAAGATAAAATACTGGCTGGGAGACTGGAGTTTTACTTCTAGTTCTTAAATTAGCTGTGTGATATCTTAGGCCATTACTAAGCTTATAACCTGTTCCCTCTTCTGAATATTCAGTACAGAGCCTGTACTACTCAAAAGGTTGATTTTGTTTAAATCATCTTTAAGCTGTATAAACTATGATTCCAGACCACATAGTGGGGTATTTTCAAAAGTTGCTCCTACTTATTtctctcttaatttctttttttaatggtttgtttCACACTTAAGAGCTTtgactaaaaaatatttatttattatgatcCATTTCCTGGGACACCCACAGTCTTTGTTCTCCTTAGGATTAAGGTAGAAAATTCACACAGATGAGCTAATGAGATTTTTCTAAATGCTTGCTAAATCACTAAACACATCTAAATACTGCCATTCACTTATCCATTCACTTAGCAAACCATTGGAACATCTACTGTGTAGTGTGCAGCGTGTGGTTGGTATACCTGACTGAAGGAACCAGTAATAACAAAATCCTCTCGCCCTCGGTTTTGATTGTGGCATAAACATGTAATTATTATTACTTAATGCAGTGAATATAAACCTGGAGCTGATTTATGCATTGGGTAAAGGATTAAGCTAGATGATATCCAAGGGGTCTGACTGAATCATATCACAATTCCTATAACACATTTTGCATATTAATCCATGTACCTGATTAGGTTATAAAATTAAAGGTACTTAAtactaggatttacattttgaaactattttaaCAGCCCATATTTCTCAATTATTTTGACACTTGAGTCTATTCCAGAGGTGCTGATATGCAGGGTGTGTGACAGAACAATTACAAGGAAAGCTGGTGCTGGCTTACTATATACACTTTGTACTACGAAAGCTTTACACCCAGTACTGACTGCAGTAACTTCTGAAAACGGAAAAATCTCAAAGGAGCTTGCTGAACAGGTttagtttttgtgtttctttttaaagcaagAAATACTACATAAAATTCTACAGTTATCACAAATATCTACTTTTTAGAAAGCACACATCTTTTACATAGTAAAAGGGTTTCCTTTAACATGCAGAACCTGTAAACAATCAACAGTTCTGTGCTTGGAGCTTGAATTTACAAGTATTTGGGGAGCAAACATAGAATGGGAGGATTGATTTATTGGGTAGAAATTTCCTTGCCACCAGAGGATTCTGAGTTATGGTGTAATTTCCTGTTTGACACAACTTTATATGTGTGTCATATatatgcaaaatgaaaaaagattaaaaaaacttttctgtATCATAGTTACAGCTTTTTAAAGCAGGAAAATGTCCAAATAAGTGTTAAGAATAGAATCTGTAATAAAGTGTTTGTAAATAGGAACACTAACATCCAAGTAACCAGATAGTCTGGGTTTTTTCCCTGGTACTGGTTaaaacttttaaagtattttagttTACctagtttttcaaatatttttgctgttaaaatattacataaatattttttgtatgtgtattctaaattttaaaaaaccagttTGAGTGTGCAAAGATGGTaataatttaatacatttaatttcCAAGACATTTAACTAGATTCTCAATCACCTCTTTCAAAAGCATGTTTTTTTTCCATAGGAAAAAGAAGTCAAAGTAAGCTCTCAAAATTATCCTCAAAGTAAGGGGTGAGCTTGTGATGAAGGTTGGAGTTGTAGACAGCAGTGTGCAGAACGGAGGCTGACATGGGTGTTGGGCATTTCAAGCCTCTTTGTTGAATTAGTCCTTTTTGTCTTCTTGCTTGTTGAAAGCATGCTTTTTGCTGTTGATTTAACAAAGGCAGATtgtgataaattttttaaaaaaaactttatttttgatGCTTCAAGCACATgttaactgattttttaaattcctccTTTTGGTTCCTCCCATTGTCCTAAAATAggatttccatattttaaaacctCAAACACTGATCCATGCAGAATGAACAAAAAGCATCAACAaggggaaagaaaacattttttatctttataaaaaacaaatgttAAGATTATATATAGATGTATTCTTTATGTTGGATATTGTACTAGAGTCCTCCTCACAGGAAATAGTTCTAGAACTCTTAGCATTAGCATTCCTAGATTGGTGTCTGTAGCTAccagttttaaaatgtataacctgAAAATGAAGTTAATTTTGCATTATAAGAGCACACCATGATCTATGTAAAAAGCTTGTCCAtttggtgtatttttttaaaagagaaagcacTTTCATATTAACAGTAGCATGTGTATGAATTTTAGATTTTCATATTTGTTGTGTCTGTATTCAGTGAAGTAAAATTGAACATTCATATGTTTGTTGATGGCAACATTAACTGTTAAATTAAAGCACCTTATACTCTGCTGCTTAAACTTGCTTGTAATTGCACCTTTGTTAACCTGCACATTTTCACATAGAATATTGTTGTAACATTGCTTCATGTGGGTCTGGATGGAAGGTTAGTGGGCCTACaggatcatttatttatattgtttatattaCAATAATATATTGTAGACCAGTTGTAAGTTCATTTCTTTACAAATAAAAGCTTCTTCCATTTGGCTGGTctattgaataattttttttttttttaaggttgtgaAGAATGGGGCATCTTGTAAACCAACAGCTTAACAAGGGGCTAGAAACAGTACATTTTCCAGATTTAAAATTTGCAGAGAGTTTTAAGTCTTTACTAATCAATtagtaaaatagttttaaatatctCAGTCCCATGTATGGTCAGTTAGAAAGCCATACATTAAGAAGGAAAGGAACACAGAAGCAGCATATTTAGACATTGACAAATTAGATGGTGTCTTTGTAGTTTCCGATTACTCTGCCATTCCGATTGCTTCACTTCAGTAGTTCTCACGCAAGAACTTGCCCAAGGTAAGTATGACAATTTCTGGAGACACTGATTGTGATGACTGGGGAAGGAGGTTCTACTGGCATCTGGTGGATGTAAGGCAGAGGTGCTCCGGAACATCCTATATAGTACATGGGGCAGCTCCCACAACAAAGGATTATCCAACATCAACAGTGCTACGGATAAATTCTACTTTCACACTGTGGTATATTGCCAATGTGACTACAGGTTGCCATGCAGATTCTATGACAGATCTAAGTTACAACTGAAAACAAATCTGGTATGTCATGGAAGAGACCCAGTCACCACTCTCAATTCTTTATGGTGAGCAACAAAAACTCTGCTCTTAGGAATATTTGCATTAAGaacagatgtatttttaaaaattagctaaaTTTAAATTGAGCGAATCCTTATGTTaatatttaaactatttaaagaaaacaatctTGACTTTCTTGCTCTgagtttaataaaaatgtttatttaaatctgAAAGGTTGGCAGAAGAATCTCAGATTTACATAACAGTTTGTATCCAGTAGTTTTCTGGGTAACACAAACATGAGTATGGCCAACAGGTATAAATATGTTTTTGGAAgtattttgttaaaaagaaaactaataaatataGCCCCCAAAAGACACATTCTGAAAAGGTATGAAAGTTTGGGGTCGGGGGAGAGCTTCAGTTAACTATATGTCCCAAGGCCTCATTCTTTGCTGTTTGTAAAATTATTAGTCTTGTAGCTGTAAGTTTTAGTTTTAACATATCAACAAATTATTACTGATATAGGCTTTTCAATTTGCTCAAAATTATGAAGTATAAGTGGAATGAAGCAGCATTTCCAGTTGACAAATGGATCCACAGGTAATGCCATGTCTCTAAAATTAAGTTTGTGACAATTAAACCAAAACATTGTAGCAATGAGAAAACTATTGACAAAGTACAACCATGGAATGTTCATTTCAATGTAAGCTGGAATCTGTACTTCAAGTAAAAGGATAATTACTTGAAGTAGTACAAATGGTAACCAGGTACCaagaaaacagataatcaacTTGGGCAAGAGTGTTTTCTTAGAGTTCACGGTATAAGAGTgtgatgaaaagggaaaataCAGGATAGTCTCATTCATGTAGGAAGTTATCCTAACAGCCTGTACCAAGGTAATGACTTCTGACCAAGAGATTATAAAACCCATAAGTAAAATTGTCACCATGGAAAATGACAGCCAGTAACTCTGAGCACCAATATAGAAAGGACATTGATGAGAGTAAACATTCTGTGCCTTCAGGCTTTGGTAGATAGCTGGATCTCCCAAAACATAAGTAAGGACagaaatccaaattaaaataattgtaaagAAATAACATACTTTTTGACACTTAAATGGAAGCTTGGTCGCTTTAGAGAAATTCAGGTAATAATCTATACAAGCTATCAGGAAAACTGGATAATGCAAAAAACtgtaagtaaaagaaataatttgaataaataGACAGATGTGGTATTTAGTAAACCTAATGCCTAAAAGCACAAAATCCCTGAAATAAGATATAATAGAAACATTGACCAAAAGCAGAAGATCAGTAAATGCTAGTGAAATGcaaaaatattccaaaaaattTTGATGGGTGTTTTTCCTTGTCATTCCTAATGTGAGGATATTTAACAGTATTTTCCCAAGTATAATCAAGAGTAACAGACAGTTACCATCTAGAAGCTGATGTGTTTGATGCAGTTGGTACTGAAAAGAGCAGTTCTCTGAATTAAGAGCACTCATTTTTTGAGTTAAATTTCAAAGGCCTGCTGCTACAATCAAACAGTGCTTCACTGGATTTTCCATCCctgcaaagaaaagtgaaaagaaaaccttGATGCCATCTTGCTGTTCGCACTACTGTAAAACTACAAAGTAAGCACCTCAAAAATCTACTTTAATCCAGTCATTTCCCTAAATAATTAACCTTATATTTCTCACACTTACAGAACACTTACACAGAATATGATCAAGAAGAATTCATGCATATACTCTGGTCATTCTTTTGAGATGCACATAGTCAGAACTCACATTTATAACCAAACTGCTTTAtttaaattagttatttttttaGGATAAATTTCTTGAATGTCCTTCTCTTCCTGATTTcaatttaaattgtttaaattcaagatattttttaaaagctagatAAACACTTTATTTACCAGAGCCAAAATACAGGCTTCAAAGAGCAGCCTGATCAGAATACTCAGAACAATCACTGATGGCTGTGGACTCAGTCCCACCCTGACCCTAGACATcacctggttttgtttttctgcccATGAAATTTAGACGATACTCATGAGGCCCCTTTAGTATACCTGTTTTCAAAGCTTTTTAGCTGCAGGATCATCATGTAAATACATCTCCAAAGCTCAAAGATATAAAACAGATGGTTCAGGTGAAAATCATGAGAATATtggtaaaggaaagatatatcttcTGGAATGTGACCTGTTAAGTGTGGCACCTAGAGAGATGAAAGAAGATAGGGAAGGAGCAGGGACCAAGTAGGGTTGCCTGAAAAACATTAAGAATTGCTTAATGGAACAGGAGTGGAGCTTCATAATTTTTTATCCTGCATTTCACTTAAGTAAACCTCCTGTTGAAATTTAtcatggtattttttttaaacatgtaacATTCACAAGGCATAACATTTATTGTGTAGAAAATATAGAGTGAAAACTAAGTCTTCCTATCccaagaaacatttttaatggctgcataatagcCCATCATAAGGAGGTATCACTTTTAGCCTGTCCCTAATTGTTGACATTCATGAGTAAGTTTTTTGTTACCGTTggggctgggtttttttttttccttgctgttATACACAGTGGTGGAAGTCTTACAGAAACAACTTTGGGTCAACTGTGCGTTTTGTCTTTAGGATGTTTCttgaatttccttctttctcttctatcCTTTCCTGATTTCTTCCTCTTTGAACTTCCTCTTTCATCATTGCTTTTTCCTGCTTGTAAAGCTGTTCAAACTCCATTCCTGTTCCTTTGCACTTACCTAGCAATTcttcatgatttttaaagatattatacatgtacagaaaaagtgaaaaggtACACATCAAGTTATTAATATGGTATTCCACTTACAGGTTTTTCTGAATTTCTCaaactttaagggaaaaaaaaaaaaacaagggagtATTAAGtctaagaagtaaaaaaaaaaatattgcctaGAAACAGGTAACACAATTTCAAGGAAGCTATGAGGATCCTGTCTGAgggtaaagaaaagaaattggtAAGGGAGAGGGTTGGTCACCAGTTCTGTTGACAAAATCAACTGTAATTTGACAGTGTCTCTCTTAGTTGAGAAGAGAATTCAACTCTTCTCAACTAGGCCAACTTCTAAGcttttatatttgtctttacaTTACCCAGTCTTAGCAAGAATATTGCTAAGTTGGTTTAGCCAGAATCTCTCCCTCTCTATGTCTGATCAGGTTCCTCAGCCTCACCATCCTTCAGGTGATGTCTAACCACCTTGACCTGCCTTCGGCAAGAATTCTGATAAGTCAGTTTAACCAGAATCCCCCCTCACCACTGATGTTTTCCTTGGCAATAGTCCATTCACAGACCCCTACCTTCTTCCTTGGCTGTAAATTCCCACTTCTATTGCATTTGAGCTTGAGTCCAGTCTCCACATTACCCTCCACACCCGACTGCAAAATCCCAGTATTGTGGGGCCCATGCCTATTGCAATGGTCTTAAAGTCTGCCTCACTGTTATTTAACAAGGATCATGAATAATTTTGTCTTTAACGTACTCTCATGGATATAAATCTACCTTGTCATTCAGtgcagtttagtcgctcagtcgtgtccgactctttgcgaccccatgaatcgcagcacaccaggcctccctgtccatcaccaagtcccggagttcactcagactcctgtccatcgagtcagtgatgccatccagccatctcatcctctgttgtccccttctcctcttgcccccaatccctcccagcatcagtcttttccaatgagtcaactcttcgcatgaggtggccaaagtactggagtttcagctttagcatcattccctccaaagaaatcccagggctgatctccttcagaatggactggttggatctccttgcagtccaagggactctcaaagagtcttctccaacaccacaggtcaaaagcatcaattctttgacgctcagccttcctcacagtccaactctcacatccatacatgaccacaggaaaaaccatagccttgattagatggacctttgttggcaaagtaatgtctctgcttttgaatatgctatctacgttggtcataactttccttccaaggagtaagcgtcttttaatttcatggctgtaatctacatctgcaatgattttggagccccaaaaaaataaagtctgaaactgtttccactgtttccccatctatttcccatgaaatagaatgatgggaccagatgccatgatcttcgttttctgaatgttgagctttaagccaactttttcactctccactttactttcatcaagaggctttttagttcctcttcactttctgccataagggtggtgtcatctgcatatctgaggttattgatatttctccccacagtcttgattccagcttgtgcttcttccagcccagcgtttctcatgatgtactctgcatataagttaaataagcagggtgacaatatacaaccttgacgtactccttttcctatttggaaccagtctgttgttccatgtccagttctaactgttgcttcctgacctgcatgtagatttctcaagaggcagatcaggtggtctggtatttccatctctttcagaattttccacagttgattgtgatccacacagtcaaaggctttggcatagtcaataaagcagaaatagatgtttttctggaactcttgctttttccatgatccagcggatgttggcatttgatctctggttcctctgccttttctaaaaccagcttgaacatcaggaagttcacggttcacatattgctgaagcctggcttggagaattttgagcatgactttaccagcatgtgagatgagtgcaattgtgcggtagtttgagcattctttgggattgcctatctttgggattggaatgaaaactgaccttttccagtcctgtggccactgctgagttttccaaatttgctggcatattgagtgcagcacttt
Proteins encoded:
- the GPR160 gene encoding probable G-protein coupled receptor 160 — its product is MSALNSENCSFQYQLHQTHQLLDGNCLLLLIILGKILLNILTLGMTRKNTHQNFLEYFCISLAFTDLLLLVNVSIISYFRDFVLLGIRFTKYHICLFIQIISFTYSFLHYPVFLIACIDYYLNFSKATKLPFKCQKVCYFFTIILIWISVLTYVLGDPAIYQSLKAQNVYSHQCPFYIGAQSYWLSFSMVTILLMGFIISWSEVITLVQAVRITSYMNETILYFPFSSHSYTVNSKKTLLPKLIICFLGTWLPFVLLQVIILLLEVQIPAYIEMNIPWLYFVNSFLIATMFWFNCHKLNFRDMALPVDPFVNWKCCFIPLILHNFEQIEKPISVIIC